The sequence below is a genomic window from Sceloporus undulatus isolate JIND9_A2432 ecotype Alabama chromosome 5, SceUnd_v1.1, whole genome shotgun sequence.
cttttgagttGGCTCCCACGcatggggaccctgtggatgaggcatctccaagaatccctgtcttTCACTGCCTTGTCCAGTtactgcaagcccttgcccataatccacctgattgagtctatccatctggtttctGGCGTTCCTCTATTTCTTTCACCCTCCATCttttctaacattattgttttttcctagtgatctgtgcctttcATTAAGTGGCCAAAGTACCATAGTCTCAACTTGAtaatcttagcttccagggagagctctggtgtgatctgttcaagaacccagttgtcttcttggctgtccatggtatcctaagttcTCTTGTCCAGCACTACATTTTGAAGGAGTTGATTTTCATTCTGtcttgcttccttcactgtccagctcttgcatcggtacatggtaattgggaatacaatggccttgaacgattctaactttagtgctcagttgtatgtttttACTCTCCAGtaccttttccagttctttcattcctagtcttctttcttgactgcagtcttcgtTCTGGTCAACATTTGATCCTAGATAAGGGAGTTCtttaattacagtcagccctccttattcacggatttttttatccatggattcaagcatccatggcttggaaatattccaaaaaagtataaattccaaaaagcaaacctcaattttgccatttgatataggggacaccattttactatgccattatatttaatgggacttgatcatcctcGAATTTcattatccatggggatcctgaaaccaaacctcagtggataacaaggtcccactgtatttcagtttcctcattgtctagattgaatttgtgtatttcttctgtggtcattatttttgtgttctttatgttcagcaacacacctgcctttgcactttcatctttgtccttctttattaactgttccaattcctgaatgtcttgtGCTAATAATACGGTGTCATCcatatatcttaggttgttaatgttccttcctcctattttaactccccctttttctgattctaattttgcttttcttatgatgttttcagcatataagttaatgTATACCTGTCTTCAAATTAAACCAACATATCTTAAAATGTATTAAAGTTATATTAAACAATTACAGAGTTGATGAAAAGTTATTAAATAGACACTTTCTCACTAGTGATGTAAACAGTGATTTAAATATGGTAGTTAGAATTGAGTCCttcaaaaagtaattaaaatcaaATCCTGATTTAATTGAGGGTATACCCAACTGAATTTATTGGGACATGGTTATGAGCTATGTAGattaatttgatttaaatcaaGTTTCCCTTGACAGTGCTTCACATTTTTTAACAATGGTGCAAATCTGACAACTAAAACACTAATTTGGAATTCAGTCGAGGAACTAGAAACCTATTCTCGGTGGGAATAGTTAATGGAATTTTCAAATAGAGATCTTggaccaaatgcacctgaggaagtagactgaagtctacaaaagctcatgctgccaaattctttctttcagttagtctcaaaggtgctacaagatctctctacgtatagTTAAATCCAGATTGAATTAGTCTAGTCTGGCCTGGATAAATCCAGTCTGAATGAGCTTAATCTAGTTGTTAAACTAAAACTTAAATGTTTACTTTTAAACTTAAGTGTTTACTTTTGTTTCACTTTCTGTTACAACACTATATAGAACACACTTGCATAGCATTCACTTGCCCTTCCATGGACATCTAGGGGTCCTATATAGATATTATAATTGTGATAGCTCTTCGGGGGACagctctgtctctgtgtgtgcatgcacacacatgcatgcacatataccTTCAAAGTTGTCTGTGAGCTTAgggtgaccccttgaatttcatagggttttcttaggcacagaATATTTAgagatggctttgccagttccctcctctgaaatatagcctacaacatctaGTTTTTGTTGGTCATCTATCCACTAACCAGGCCTGATTCTGCTTAACTTGCAAGATTAGACTGGGTCTTGGACATATTACACGGCAGTAGACACAGAAAAACATAGACCATATGGATGCAGATAGTGATAGATTCTGAGTTAGGCACTCAAAGGTCAGAGTGTAGACAAGTTTGTCACCACACAAGACCATttgttttcaatttaaaaaaacagtttttaaaataaaaaaaatgtttaattttaatttaatgcatTGTCCTTTAAATAACTGCAACAAACACCTTGTGAAAGCCTTGCTCTTTatgtaaaatagtttaaaatattaattggTACTGATGATAGGAACTTGAATTCACTTGACAGCTTCCTAAATTCTCTTGACTAGTTTTAGGGCTTATTTTCCTAATAAGACATGTTAAAATCCAATTGCTtgtcattaaattttaaaaacacttgaTTTATGTGGCTTGCATGATAAttagaagagaaagagggaatgaaCATTTTCTCATTCTTTGTGTAATAAAACAAGGTAACTAGGAAAATCACTAGGAAGGGTGAAATGATGTAAAGCAAGATTATTTAATTCAAGGCTCTTGAAACTACATTTTAAATTGCCGCTGGCTTTTATGTGCAAGGTTCTAAAGAGCTGGGTATCCTCATCTTTAAAAGAGTGGAGTATTCTTGTTTCTTTTATAATAGCCCAGTAATGTCCAGCAAATCACTATAAGGCCTGTTTTAAGTCACTGAAATTCAGGAGGTTTATAGATGTTTTTGCTTAACTGTTCAGAAGAATTATCTCATCAATAATTagcaggttttttgttgttgacaCATTCTCTGGTTGGATTGCATTCCctctaaggcagtgcttctcaattattatctgtcatgccccccctaggaagaagaaaacattttgcgccccccccatgactgtaaatagtatcatttgtctataaaattgttataagtacacccctgcataacagagcctcgcgcccccctttacggagccttgcgccccccctggggggcccggcccactatttgagaaaggctgctctaaggggagggggaaggatttGAAGCCCCTTCATTAACAAAAAAGAGGACTAGATAATGAGATAGGACGGAAGAGGCTGATAAAATTATGAATGAATGGTGGAAAGAGGGAAATTCTTTATAGTACTTAAATTTGGGAGTCATCCAATGGAAACCGATTGTCTAGTGGCTCATGACAAAAAGGAAACTACAAGTTGCATAATGAATTTGTGAAATTCATGATGACAGCCTGTTGACGCTGTATCCTGGTGTGTAGAGTTGTGAAATGCGCTTAAGCCCTGTTAGGGGTGttactgctattgttgttgtctgccttccagttgttctgacttatggtgaccctaagggaagcctgtcacagggttttcttggcaaggtttcttcagaggggggttgccattaccatcctctgaggctgagagtgtgtcacttacTTGGCTGCAATTTATACATACCTGGAATGCATCATCTAATATATTGGCAGTCCCTCcccccaacactttctcatttcccctcAACTATCTCATAgctgggagagagaaagaatttttaaaacagcatttaaatctggactatttttaaaaagtatggtccagaacacactgcaaaaattatgCAGTctaagactgctttaattgctctggctcagtgccagagaatatgggaattgtagtttgttgtgacatcagagttctctgacacagCAAGCTAAATGTCTGATaaaactagttcccaggattccttagcattgagccatggcagttaaagcggtttgaaagtggattatttctgcagtgtgttttggacctaagtggccCATATGCTATTACCATTATTCAgttttgttactattattatagaAGGATATAGAGTGCAAACTGCTCACTTATATTTATCTTCTGGACTCTGGAGTAAGATGTGTTTTTCCAGCTGACCCACCTATAAGTAAGGAGGGGGCTGCCACGGGGTGAGAGGGGGCACAATGGCATGGGGGGCATCAGAAGgtatttttgtgcatttatatttatacattttgtgaatttatattattgttgttagcttTTATATTGcggtgccctacatttttcttgaatgtactACATTCTGCGgtttcttttcctccattctggttatgatatctggtcatcctgctcaaagctcctccactgcttggccttctccGGAGAAAAGAGCTGGGCAGTAGcagatggaattaatattaattatattaattatatataattagTAATAGTAAATGAAAGCAAAtagttattaataataaataattagtaataattaattaaaaactatCTGTGGCCCAAAGAAGTTTGGCAATTTTAATTTTGGCCACTGCCTTCTTCCAAGTTGTGCAGGTGTGGTTTAGTAGCTCATGACAGAGAAAAGAAGCTACTTTACAAGTTGCATAATGAATTTGTGAAATTTACTGGTATATGATGTAGAGATAGTTAACTGCTTaggtggcttttaaaaataatttaagtccatggaataaaagtttattaaaaGGTATTACCATGATAATTAAATCAAACCTCTAGTTTCAGACTATCATATCTCTGAGTAATAGACGCTAGAGCCAGATAACATGGAAAAGTTGTTCCTTACATGCCCTGTTTGGGAGTTGTTCTTTTGGAaatggaatacagtggacccccccacatttgctgggattgggggcataggacccctgtgaaagtggcaaaaccacaaattaaaaaaagaacaactctctaggaatctctaggtgctccagggcaattctgtggtcaagaactgccagacgttgaccataaaattgtggtggaggactagagattcctacagagaacatgttaatcaagcCTGTGATTAATTAAAGGcggaaaagtcaaagccacaaagtcaagctttcccccatgttccttaattccattcttctccccttgtgttgctgtattgtattggatgtaattggtgctttggtttttaactgtttttaactgtgattgaatgatggatatttttattgctgtactgtattgtttaatgtggggggatttctttttattggattttgtagttttggtatgcttttattactgttgtaaaccgctgtgatcatgggaataggGGTATACAAAtgaagattcattcattcattcattcatggagggccaactgtattgcataaattggatttttttttcttgttctctaggaattttttttaaatgttttgtttgaaGGACTACATAGCAAGGAGACTTATGATAAAACTTAATACACTGCATCAAGCTAGGTTATTTATATACTGGATCTCAATAGGTATAAGTAGGTAATAATGATGAACAGAGTAATTGCAACTAAAGAAACCCAATAGCATCTTGTAGTAGTTTGGCTGGACTCACTGGATTGCTTGTCTGGCTGAAGGAGGGGTGGACAAAGGCAGGCCTTGGACTGTGTGTGGCCTActgaggctgtttttgtggtcctccccccccctttttctctccctcccaagtGTCAATTCCCTTGTCTGGAAGCTTCCAGGACCCATAATTCAATACTTAAATAGCTCTCAAGGCACTCCCTCCACTATTGTGTAACATCAAACCCCATGTTTATCCAAGCCAGATCCTTGGCAGACTGTGCAGCTTCTGGATGATCTTCGGGGCAGAAAATTGTCTCCCAGACCCATTGCTGCTGCTCACTTGCAGGCTTAAAAAGTTTGTGTTGTCTCATGTTCCTGTACTACGTACTGTAGTTTACATCTCTACAACCTGTGGTGATGTATAGGCCAtaaaaagccactgggtgaccttaggcaaaccaCTCTTTCTCagagtcagaggaaggcaaaggcaaacttgctctgaacaaatcttgccaagacaaccctatgatagggtcactttaggtcagaaactacctgaaggtacacaacaacaactataggtGTAATAAATTTTATGTATCCCATCCTTGTAATTTTCAGTGGACCACCTTCAGAACTAGCCATAAGTTATTAAATAGAACTTATTGTTATGTTGTGAAATTATTTTTTCAGGTAAACTAAGGCAAATGTTCAAACATGCCTAATTGAGTCAGTTAAGCTTAAGCTCAGTGAGGGCTTGAAACAGGATTTCCAGAGTCTCAGCCAAGGCTCCAGTCACTTCACCATGCCAGCACCTTATCTGCTGAGTAACATAAAACATGCTTACATAAAGAGCTTtacatggctaaagaatgtgcaATATTGATATTGGAGCTGAAGCATGCTTATACATAGATGCCATTTGTGAATCATTACCTCTGCATagtagtgtttgttttttaaaaggactgtattcaggtcacacgctctcagcctcaggggaaggccacgGCAAAccacctctcaacaaatcttgccaaggaaactgatagggtggccataagttggaaataacttgaaggcacaccacaacagtTTCTCCTGATAGTGGCAGTTCACAGTGGCATTTTGTGTGGGACAAGCAAGGCGGAGTTGCCTTGATGTTCTCTTTCTGCTATTCTGTAGTGAATTGGGCTATTGCCAAGCAGATGAGTTTTGGAGGCTTTgttagcatcatggccaaatgttTAACAGCTGTCTAGTGGCATGAAAAAGAATTAACTTGTGTTGGGAGCTTTGCAGGACAcattttgcatttgctttgcaGTTTGGGGCTGGAAATGAACTGGGGCAGTATGAGTTATTTGGATGCCTACTGTTGGTTATGAATGCTTCTCTCCTGTGTACCATCTGCTGTTTCATTTACGACCAGTGAAGTTTATGCTATAGCAGTAACATATGTGCCAGTGTTGGCACTGAAAGAACTCTTGGGGAGCCATAGAACTACACCTACTTCCTACACAGGGAGTCCAACATAAGTAAAACAAGATGCTTCTGTAGTTTCTTTAGCTCAAATTATTCTGTTCACCAGTTTACAACTACCGGTATAATGTTTATAATGTGGTTTGCTGCAGTGTATTAACTTTTATCATAAGCCTGCTATCATgcagaaattaagaaaaaatctggacagaacaggggaataaTCCCCGTTTTCCTATTCCCAACTCTTTCTGCCTTTGCAATATTTGGTTTATGTTAATTGTACAGGTAATTGGTACCTTAAGATCCATGTAAGGGGCTTGGGGCCACTTTTTCTGTGTCTTGAAAAAGCTATTCTGCATGATATTATTATGCAACAGATATTCTTCACATTCCGTGAAGTGATGGTGGTGACTTAACATGGAGGAAGGGAGCAACAAGTCTCATCTGAGAAGTCATAGATATTGTATCTATATAAAAGTGCcagagaggcagtgtggtatagtggtctgaatgttggatgCTGGAAgctagggttcagatccctgcttggccatggaaatccactgggtggcctatgacaagtcaaactctctcagcctcagaggaaagcaaagtcaaactccctctgaacaaatcatacaAAGAAAACGCATtgatggtcaccataagtcagaatttaaaaacataccaccatcataacagcagcaacagtatAAAAATGCCTACTATGAAACCCTTGCTATTGAATAGAATTCTTTCTGGGTAACTGTAAATTTGAGTATATTTAACAATTACTGTCAACTTCCTGTTCTTATGCCCTAGTcttaagctgcatctgcattgcagaagtaatgcagtttaatactgctTTACCTCTCATGGCTACTTTCTGtggaatttgtactttgttgtggagCCAGAGCTCATTGAGAGAGGCTAACTatctcaaaactacaattcccagaattccatagcactgaggtacggcagttaaagcagtgtcacactgcattatttctgcaggacagATCAGGCCCAAGAATTTGAAGCTTGACTATTTATGCTCATCTAAGCTATTGTATGAAAATACAACTGCTGTTTTCGttcctctcttttcttcatttttattaagAAATCTGGAACAATTTAGTGTGATAGAATTATAATGCTtaatatattgtaattaatgagAAAATGTATGCATTCTGTTATAAAATGTGACGCTAAAAGGAAATgaaactatttcttttttttctgctttcaGGTTACAATGCAAAAACTAGGAAACTGGTTAGATGATGCATTTCTATAGTATTTCGACAGCATTGTAGTGTTGACAATGGATAAATGTAAGCATGTAGGACGtctgcgacttgcccaagatcattccATTGTAAATCCTCACAAATGGCATTGCATGGTCTGCAATACTACAGAATCTGTATGGGCCTGCCTGAGTTGCTCACATGTTGCTTGTGGAAGATACATTGAAGAACATGCACTAAAGCACTTTCAAGAAAGTAATCATCCAGTGGCATTGGAAGTGAATGAACTGTATGTTTTCTGCTACCTTTGTGATGACTATGTTCTTAATGATAATGCGACTGGTGACTTAAAACTCTTGCGAAGTACATTAAGTGCTATCAAGAGCCAAAACTATGATTGCACTACTCGCAGTGGCAGGACTTTGCGATCAATGGGCTCAAGTGATGATCTTTCCCATAATAATGCTCAATCTCTGCTTCGTAATCAAGACCGTATGTTCACAGCTCTGTGGCACAGGAGGCATGCATTAATGGGCAGAGTGTTTAGATCTTGGTTTGAACTGACACCAAGTGGGAAAAGAATTCTAGAAGAAGAGAGGttaagggaagaggaagaagaaagaagaatcaatgctaggaagaaaagagaggaacgAAAACGGCAGTTgaaggaagaaatggaaaaaatgcctCCAAGGAAGAGTTTTCGCTTGCAGAATCAAAATAAAGAATCCTCAGAATTTCCACTCTGTGCACTAAAAATGTCAGAAAATGTAGACTCTGCAGTAGAGTTGAAAGTAACAACTACCTCAGATGaagtgaaattaaaaaaatttagTGACTCTCCAATTAAACGAAGGCCTACCATGACTCCTGGTGTAACAGGATTACGAAACTTGGGAAATACATGCTATATGAACTCTATTCTTCAGGTACTGAGTCACTTGCTCATCTTTCGGGAATGTTTTTTAAAGCTTGATTTGAACCAAACTCAAGAACTGTTAGCAGCTGCGGCCAATGGCAAAACAAGATCATCTTCTAAGCATCTTCCATCTGCTGGCTCTATTTTTCATTTGAACAAAAGCCATATTAAAGGCAAGGCATCTTATGCAAGGCGATCTAGTATGTCATCAGGCTTAAGCGGGGGAGCATCAAATAATAGAAATATGGAACTTATTCAACCAAAGGAGCCAAGCTCAAAGTACATCTCTCTCTGTCATGAGTTGCATACTTTGTTTCAAGTAATGTGGTCTGGCAAATGGGCTTTGGTGTCTCCTTTTGCCATGCTCCATTCAGTATGGAGACTCATCCCAGCCTTTCATGGTTATGCTCAGCAAGATGCTCAGGAATTTCTTTGTGAACTTTTGGATAAAGTACAGCAAGAACTGGAGACGGCTCGCACAAAATGTCCAGCCCTCATTCCCACTTCTCAAAAGAAACTGATTAAGCAGGTTTTGAACGTGGTTAATACCATTTTTCATGGGCAGCTTTTAAGTCAGGtatggtgagtgtgtgtgtgtgggttcaCAAAGctatgaaataatttaaaagactgAAGTAAATTAATAATGATAAACAAATGAGTTATAAGTACTTAAGGCATGGAAGGAGTGGTAAATAGAGGTTTAATGTGGCTCCTATGGTAGCTTTTACTACCCACAGTGGCCCtttgttgaaaaaaaaatttttttttgctaaaaatgactgtctctctcacacacatacatgcacacatatacactttCACCAGGGTTTTACCCCCTCTAGCTGTTTAGCCCTGCCCTATATCTAAACTGGAAGGTTTTCTAAAAACTTCAACGTTGCTTCAAAACACTTACCAGTATTTTAAAATAGCCCTTAAGGGGAATGTGagcagtgcttttttaaaaaaatgtatcttttcattttatttttatttgaaagatgTGTTAGGGGCACAAACCTCCAAGGCCATGAAGAGAAACAATATGGTATCCCAGCGTCTGGCAGTGCACACCACCACTACCCCATTTAAAGGGCAAGTTAAAGGGAATTCAGTATCTTTTCAAGCTGAACATATATATTGCCCAGTATGTTTGCTCACCTCAATCATGGCTGGGCAGCAAATGCCCTGTGGTTTGCATGCCCTCCCATCTGTTTTTGTTGCACATCAAATCCTCTCAGACTTCCATCTGTAGTATATTACTGTATTAGTATTTAAAGCCGAAACAAAAACAGTATGATTTTCCTGTAAACAATGTATGTACCCTGTGTTTGTTATTTTGGCTAAAACAGTCCCAAAATAATGAGTTGAAAGTGATTTTCAGTCCCTTCCAATTTCAGTTTCTGGCATTGGGTTGGTAGTCCCATACTGGATCTGTTTTCATAGTGATCTAATTCCAACTAAGGTCTTTTCCCACCACTGCTACCTGGCATGCTTTTAAAGGATTGCCTCCATACCATCCTGCCTCTGCCTTAATATTGTTAGAGGAGGGCCTTCTCTTGTGTTGCATTATTGGATGAAAGCACCTGTGTTGTCAATGGGTGGGTGCAGGGGTTATGGACTGTACCAGGTGATACCCCACAGGGGTGACACCCTGCTTAGGTGGTATGCTGCAGCTGAGGGGCAAGCAAGCCCCTTGTGGCTTCACTGTGCCTGGCTCCCTCCCCAGAGAGGATCCAAGGTGGCGGTAAGGGCCATTAAGGCTGAGCACAACCCTTGTGGATTCATCGCCACCTGTCTCTTTCCTGGGAAGCTGAGGCAGTGGCAGCGGGACCAGTATGCCCCTCATGACTTCCCTGGGGAGGGAGTCAAGCTGTCAACAAAGCCACAGGGGCCAGGGCAGGCCACTGCTCTGCCATCATCCCATCCCTTTGGTAGCTGGATGTCACAAAGTCTGGTGACGCCACTAGAAGGCAGTACGCACTTA
It includes:
- the USP44 gene encoding ubiquitin carboxyl-terminal hydrolase 44 isoform X2; translation: MDKCKHVGRLRLAQDHSIVNPHKWHCMVCNTTESVWACLSCSHVACGRYIEEHALKHFQESNHPVALEVNELYVFCYLCDDYVLNDNATGDLKLLRSTLSAIKSQNYDCTTRSGRTLRSMGSSDDLSHNNAQSLLRNQDRMFTALWHRRHALMGRVFRSWFELTPSGKRILEEERLREEEEERRINARKKREERKRQLKEEMEKMPPRKSFRLQNQNKESSEFPLCALKMSENVDSAVELKVTTTSDEVKLKKFSDSPIKRRPTMTPGVTGLRNLGNTCYMNSILQVTCLACDNKSNTIEPFWDLSLEFPERYHCNGKETTCQYPCMLTEMLAKFTETEALEGKIYACDQCNKKRRKFSSKPVIFSEAQKQLMVCQLPQVLRLHLKRFRWSGRNHREKIGVHVSFDQILNMEPYCCRESLKSLGPECFIYDLSAVVMHHGKGFGSGHYTAYCYNSDGGFWVHCNDSKLNICTMEEVCKAQAYILFYTQRVTQAVRHCQVSDLDLPSGRQPNTEVNCSNAESNS
- the USP44 gene encoding ubiquitin carboxyl-terminal hydrolase 44 isoform X1 translates to MDKCKHVGRLRLAQDHSIVNPHKWHCMVCNTTESVWACLSCSHVACGRYIEEHALKHFQESNHPVALEVNELYVFCYLCDDYVLNDNATGDLKLLRSTLSAIKSQNYDCTTRSGRTLRSMGSSDDLSHNNAQSLLRNQDRMFTALWHRRHALMGRVFRSWFELTPSGKRILEEERLREEEEERRINARKKREERKRQLKEEMEKMPPRKSFRLQNQNKESSEFPLCALKMSENVDSAVELKVTTTSDEVKLKKFSDSPIKRRPTMTPGVTGLRNLGNTCYMNSILQVLSHLLIFRECFLKLDLNQTQELLAAAANGKTRSSSKHLPSAGSIFHLNKSHIKGKASYARRSSMSSGLSGGASNNRNMELIQPKEPSSKYISLCHELHTLFQVMWSGKWALVSPFAMLHSVWRLIPAFHGYAQQDAQEFLCELLDKVQQELETARTKCPALIPTSQKKLIKQVLNVVNTIFHGQLLSQVTCLACDNKSNTIEPFWDLSLEFPERYHCNGKETTCQYPCMLTEMLAKFTETEALEGKIYACDQCNKKRRKFSSKPVIFSEAQKQLMVCQLPQVLRLHLKRFRWSGRNHREKIGVHVSFDQILNMEPYCCRESLKSLGPECFIYDLSAVVMHHGKGFGSGHYTAYCYNSDGGFWVHCNDSKLNICTMEEVCKAQAYILFYTQRVTQAVRHCQVSDLDLPSGRQPNTEVNCSNAESNS